In one Acomys russatus chromosome X, mAcoRus1.1, whole genome shotgun sequence genomic region, the following are encoded:
- the LOC127184667 gene encoding claudin-34-like, with the protein MVRNHANLQLGGFAVATLAWFLCSVSMGLPEWRVWCFQDPLDSKPSMTLVGMWRTCVHHQEKNSSIVRVCYQYSYQDTFIPLDIRVAQHLLLVSSRLGMLAAISDIIALCKLYSGRLRKKATYNPFCLPGILNIIASSFVFLTILYNYVSIVRKDGIAFPPYFHTPSFPDTQKVGIALAMATLSSFLFLVGGTIALSFTLPSRYEVYSII; encoded by the coding sequence ATGGTCAGAAACCATGCCAATCTGCAGCTAGGAGGTTTTGCTGTGGCTACTCTAGCATGGTTCCTTTGTAGTGTTTCTATGGGCCTCCCCGAGTGGCGAGTGTGGTGCTTTCAAGATCCATTGGACTCCAAGCCCAGCATGACCTTAGTCGGGATGTGGAGAACCTGCGTTCACCACCAGGAAAAGAATTCCAGCATTGTCAGAGTGTGTTATCAATACAGCTACCAGGACACCTTCATTCCTTTGGATATTCGAGTGGCCCAACACCTGCTACTCGTTTCCAGCCGTCTCGGCATGCTTGCTGCAATATCTGACATCATTGCACTTTGTAAATTGTACTCAGGGAGACTCCGGAAGAAAGCCACCTACAATCCATTCTGTCTTCCAGGGATTCTGAACATCATTGCCAGCAGCTTTGTCTTCCTTACCATCTTGTACAATTATGTATCCATTGTTCGCAAGGATGGGATTGCCTTCCCCCCATATTTCCACACACCCTCATTCCCAGATACACAGAAAGTTGGCATTGCACTGGCAATGgcaactctttcttctttcttatttctagtAGGTGGCACCATTGccctttctttcactcttcccTCAAGGTACGAAGTGTATTCTATCATTTAA